The Chloroflexota bacterium genome window below encodes:
- a CDS encoding bifunctional riboflavin kinase/FAD synthetase — MQVFKTLPHPPLAIHSHLTIGNFDGVHLGHQVLLRAMIESARLQNSLAGLLTFHPHPLTVIRPGHHHRRLSSVEERLEILNDLGLDYVVVYPFSRETASTSASDFVTSLVQSLDLTSLWVGPDFTLGRNREGNVAALQSMGDRLGFDLKVIEPQAVAGMEVRSRQIRQQLADGDVFLATRQLGRPYSIRGTVVAGARRGHQIGFPTANLDVPAGRLIPAYGVYATWVRLLDDSGAGSTPLPSVTNIGVRPSFDNGQPTVETHLLDYEGDLYGRAISLSFVERLRPEIRFANANELREQIGRDVRSARHILEKASNTSASLSDAGCAG; from the coding sequence ATGCAAGTTTTCAAAACTCTCCCGCACCCTCCTCTTGCCATCCACTCGCACCTGACCATCGGTAATTTCGACGGTGTACACCTTGGTCACCAGGTTCTGTTACGCGCGATGATCGAAAGCGCCCGTCTTCAGAATAGCCTTGCCGGCCTGCTTACGTTCCATCCCCATCCGCTGACCGTGATCCGGCCCGGGCACCACCATCGCCGTCTCAGCAGTGTTGAGGAGCGCCTGGAAATCCTGAATGATCTGGGGCTCGACTATGTGGTGGTCTACCCGTTTTCCCGGGAAACAGCCAGTACTTCCGCCAGCGACTTTGTCACTTCACTGGTACAGTCATTGGACCTCACTTCGCTCTGGGTCGGACCAGATTTTACCCTTGGCCGAAATCGCGAAGGTAATGTAGCAGCCTTGCAATCAATGGGCGACAGATTGGGCTTCGACCTGAAAGTAATCGAGCCCCAGGCCGTCGCCGGTATGGAGGTCCGAAGCAGGCAGATTCGCCAGCAATTGGCCGACGGCGATGTCTTCCTGGCAACCCGCCAACTTGGCCGACCCTATTCGATTCGGGGCACGGTAGTTGCTGGCGCGCGCAGAGGGCATCAAATCGGGTTTCCTACAGCCAATCTGGATGTGCCAGCGGGCCGACTGATACCGGCATATGGCGTCTATGCAACCTGGGTGCGCCTGCTGGATGACTCCGGTGCAGGCTCGACGCCGCTGCCATCGGTAACCAACATTGGCGTGCGCCCCAGCTTCGACAATGGGCAACCCACCGTTGAGACACACCTGTTAGACTACGAGGGTGATCTCTATGGCCGAGCGATATCCCTCTCGTTCGTCGAACGCCTGCGCCCTGAGATTCGCTTCGCCAACGCTAACGAACTGCGGGAGCAAATCGGGAGGGACGTCCGCTCGGCTCGCCATATCCTGGAGAAGGCATCCAACACCAGTGCGTCGCTCAGCGACGCTGGTTGTGCGGGCTAG
- the truB gene encoding tRNA pseudouridine(55) synthase TruB: MNGTTQQDTWGLLVVDKDAGLTSHDVVDRVRRMTKIRRVGHSGTLDPMATGVLVLALGKATRLLEYLVGAEKVYDADITLGFTTDTYDAMGQITSEARLPGLSFEQVDSALDSFRGDIMQTPPAFSALKRDGIAMYKRARAGEQVSAEPRPVTVHDLRLLDYTGGRLHLRISCSAGTYIRSIAHDLGKRLGCGGTLTRLRRLAVGDLTIDMANRLDTLSAAVDAGQWTDLLLPAERAIAELDTITLSESDARKILFGQSLDAAISDCTDSYLGAFDPAGKLLAIIRYDEAKNIFRPVKVLAQANG, encoded by the coding sequence ATGAACGGGACAACACAACAGGACACCTGGGGGCTGCTTGTCGTCGATAAGGACGCCGGCTTGACATCCCATGACGTCGTTGACCGGGTACGCCGGATGACCAAAATCCGCCGCGTGGGGCATTCTGGCACCCTGGATCCGATGGCAACAGGGGTTCTGGTATTGGCGCTTGGCAAGGCAACGAGACTTCTTGAGTACCTGGTAGGCGCCGAAAAGGTCTATGACGCCGATATCACCCTGGGGTTCACCACCGATACCTACGATGCCATGGGCCAGATCACCAGCGAGGCTCGCCTGCCTGGATTATCATTCGAGCAGGTGGACTCGGCACTGGATAGCTTTCGGGGCGACATCATGCAGACGCCCCCCGCTTTTTCGGCCCTGAAGCGCGACGGTATCGCCATGTACAAGAGAGCACGCGCCGGCGAACAGGTATCGGCCGAACCGAGGCCGGTTACAGTTCATGACCTCCGGTTATTGGATTATACTGGCGGTCGGCTGCACCTACGTATTTCATGCAGTGCGGGAACCTACATCCGCTCGATTGCCCATGATCTGGGAAAGAGGCTTGGCTGCGGCGGCACGTTGACCCGCCTGCGCCGCCTGGCCGTGGGAGACCTCACGATCGACATGGCAAACAGGCTGGATACTCTATCCGCCGCGGTTGACGCCGGGCAATGGACAGACCTGTTGCTTCCAGCTGAAAGGGCCATTGCCGAACTTGACACGATCACATTGTCAGAGAGCGATGCCAGAAAGATCCTTTTTGGCCAGTCGCTGGACGCCGCGATATCTGATTGCACCGACTCATACCTGGGAGCTTTTGATCCGGCAGGCAAACTGCTGGCGATCATTCGGTATGATGAAGCTAAGAACATCTTCCGGCCAGTGAAAGTACTTGCCCAGGCGAATGGTTAG
- a CDS encoding bifunctional oligoribonuclease/PAP phosphatase NrnA, whose amino-acid sequence MYSAIKSYLASSRQILLISHVAPDGDAIGSMLGLKALLEKNRKTVIAANQDGVPDSLRFLPGWETVVTEAAGSKPDLIVSLDSSDMRRLGTVIDPFLHAGIPLINIDHHVTNDNFGTLNIVNPEASSTCQIVFEISQSLGWAVDRNAAQCLLTGISTDTRSFRTANVTAELMGIAQKLMEAGASLTPVNENVFNHRSMGSICLWGKAIEALKLQDRIIWTTIPRSMRTSCRGVEQSDTGLVSFMVAADEADVSAVLVERDDGQTDVGMRASPGFNVADVARQLGGGGHPLAAGCQLNMSLREAEKKLIAALRLSLAKQRTNTRSAKSAEPNQP is encoded by the coding sequence ATGTATTCGGCAATCAAATCCTATCTGGCTTCCAGCCGACAAATCCTTCTGATCAGCCACGTTGCGCCTGATGGCGACGCAATTGGCTCCATGCTGGGCTTGAAGGCCCTGCTGGAAAAGAACAGGAAAACAGTCATCGCCGCCAATCAGGATGGCGTGCCAGATTCCTTGCGCTTTCTTCCGGGCTGGGAGACGGTTGTCACCGAAGCCGCCGGCAGCAAGCCAGACCTCATCGTCAGTCTGGATTCGAGCGACATGCGACGCCTCGGTACGGTGATTGACCCGTTCCTCCATGCCGGCATTCCCCTGATCAATATCGATCACCACGTCACCAACGATAACTTTGGAACCCTCAATATCGTCAATCCCGAGGCCAGCAGCACCTGCCAGATTGTGTTCGAAATCAGCCAGTCGCTGGGCTGGGCGGTTGACCGAAATGCTGCCCAATGCCTGCTCACCGGCATCTCCACCGACACTCGCAGTTTCCGCACTGCCAACGTCACGGCAGAGCTTATGGGAATCGCCCAGAAACTGATGGAAGCAGGAGCGTCTCTAACCCCGGTCAACGAAAATGTATTCAATCACCGGTCAATGGGTTCCATTTGCCTGTGGGGAAAAGCGATTGAAGCCCTGAAGTTGCAGGACCGGATAATCTGGACCACCATCCCCCGATCGATGCGAACCTCATGCCGTGGTGTGGAACAGAGCGACACCGGGCTGGTCAGTTTCATGGTCGCTGCGGACGAGGCTGATGTTTCTGCTGTTCTTGTCGAGCGCGATGATGGACAGACCGATGTGGGCATGCGCGCTTCCCCCGGTTTCAACGTCGCCGATGTGGCCCGGCAGCTTGGCGGCGGAGGACATCCCCTGGCTGCGGGTTGCCAGCTGAATATGTCCTTACGGGAAGCCGAAAAAAAGCTCATAGCCGCACTGCGCCTTTCCCTGGCGAAACAACGAACGAACACGAGGTCCGCCAAGAGCGCTGAGCCGAACCAGCCATGA
- the rbfA gene encoding 30S ribosome-binding factor RbfA has translation MTSRRQLRVAEQLQRELAQIIDYDLRDPRLEFVSVTRVDVTGDLRYATVYVSKLGDETSGKQAVKTLEKAAGYIRREIGSRLSLQYVPELNFRYDDGMIISQRLGDLLDSLVPENSDEAHEAEMGPEETGTD, from the coding sequence ATGACATCACGAAGGCAATTGAGAGTCGCTGAACAATTGCAACGGGAACTGGCACAGATAATCGATTACGACCTGAGAGATCCGCGGCTGGAGTTTGTAAGCGTAACGCGGGTCGACGTGACGGGTGACCTGAGATACGCCACTGTATACGTCAGCAAACTTGGCGACGAAACATCGGGCAAACAGGCAGTAAAAACATTGGAAAAGGCAGCGGGCTATATTCGGCGAGAGATCGGGTCGCGCCTTTCGTTGCAGTATGTACCGGAGCTAAACTTCCGCTACGACGACGGCATGATCATCAGCCAGCGTCTCGGCGACCTTCTCGACTCCCTCGTTCCGGAGAACTCAGACGAAGCTCACGAAGCCGAAATGGGGCCTGAGGAAACAGGAACGGACTGA
- the infB gene encoding translation initiation factor IF-2: protein MAEENKTSKPATSQSSSKPTTSSKSQPKTGGTQAPRSSASSRPPRRRRPNPPGRRRRRRKPRPRPTAEAPSTEPTPAAQPPSTIELPETITVREMAELMQRSPIDIMKVLMNFGIMAPITQTLDYDTAAIVAEEMGVQATPIAKAQEETTAEEETLAHPKTLRQRLLEDTPEELLVIRPPVITVLGHVDHGKTTLLDSIRKTDVVSGESGGITQHIGAYQIIHDGRKITFLDTPGHEAFTAMRARGAQATDIAILVVAADDGVMPQTREAIAHVRAAGVPIVVALNKVDKANANPDRVKQELAEQDLIVEDWGGDVICVPVSALQNQGIDDLLENLLLVADVEVLQADPEGPAIGTVIEALLDRNRGVTATLLVQKGTLRVGDAMVIGTTSGRVRAMFDNRGEPVESAGPSTPVKVLGISQVPTAGDIFQVTETDKLARERAEQRVERRRAAREDVGSKGITLDDVFAQMLAGKVKELRLVLKADVDGSLEPIVNSLKDLGTDELRVKLLQTGTGEITESDLMLAVASNAIVLGFNTQPTLAAQKSDLVRQVDVRIYEVIYELIDDIDKALKGLLDPVYEDKSLGRAEVRAVFKIRRRGNIAGCYVSEGEIRRNALARVYRGDEILSEGKFNSLKRFQDDVNEVKSGFECGIGIDTFDDFKEGDIIEAYQKVRV from the coding sequence ATGGCAGAAGAAAACAAGACATCCAAACCGGCGACGAGTCAGTCGTCTTCCAAACCCACTACCTCTTCCAAGAGTCAACCCAAAACCGGCGGAACCCAAGCGCCTCGATCGAGTGCGTCAAGCAGACCACCGCGCCGAAGACGTCCCAATCCACCTGGACGGCGCCGCAGGCGACGAAAACCGCGACCTCGACCAACCGCAGAAGCGCCGAGCACCGAGCCAACGCCGGCGGCCCAGCCACCATCAACTATCGAACTCCCGGAAACCATTACGGTACGAGAGATGGCTGAATTAATGCAGCGAAGTCCCATCGACATCATGAAGGTGTTGATGAACTTCGGAATCATGGCGCCCATTACGCAAACCCTGGACTATGATACGGCGGCGATTGTTGCCGAGGAAATGGGTGTTCAGGCCACACCGATTGCGAAGGCTCAAGAAGAGACGACGGCAGAAGAAGAAACGTTGGCGCACCCGAAGACCCTGCGCCAACGCCTTCTGGAAGATACGCCGGAGGAATTGTTGGTCATCCGGCCCCCGGTGATCACGGTGCTCGGTCATGTCGATCATGGCAAGACAACCCTGCTGGATTCCATCCGAAAAACCGATGTCGTTTCAGGCGAGTCGGGCGGCATCACCCAGCACATCGGTGCCTATCAGATCATCCACGATGGCCGCAAGATCACCTTCCTTGATACACCTGGCCACGAGGCTTTTACCGCAATGCGGGCTCGTGGCGCTCAAGCCACTGACATAGCAATCCTGGTCGTCGCTGCAGACGATGGCGTCATGCCGCAAACCAGGGAAGCTATCGCCCATGTCAGGGCAGCTGGCGTGCCGATCGTCGTGGCATTGAACAAGGTGGACAAGGCCAATGCAAACCCTGACCGGGTAAAGCAAGAGCTGGCGGAACAGGATTTGATTGTCGAGGACTGGGGAGGCGATGTGATTTGCGTCCCCGTTTCCGCGCTTCAAAACCAGGGAATCGACGATTTGCTCGAGAATCTGCTGCTGGTCGCCGACGTGGAAGTCCTTCAAGCGGATCCGGAAGGGCCGGCCATCGGCACGGTCATCGAGGCATTGCTGGATCGAAACCGGGGCGTCACAGCGACCCTGCTGGTTCAAAAGGGCACACTGCGCGTGGGCGACGCCATGGTGATCGGCACCACCAGTGGGCGGGTTCGTGCCATGTTTGATAACCGGGGAGAACCGGTAGAATCCGCCGGGCCCTCGACGCCGGTAAAAGTACTGGGAATCTCGCAAGTACCCACCGCAGGCGATATCTTTCAGGTAACTGAAACCGACAAACTTGCCCGAGAGAGAGCTGAACAACGAGTCGAGAGACGCCGCGCAGCACGAGAGGATGTCGGGAGCAAGGGCATCACTTTGGACGATGTTTTCGCGCAGATGCTGGCCGGCAAGGTCAAGGAACTTCGCCTGGTGCTGAAGGCCGACGTGGATGGTTCGCTGGAACCGATTGTCAACTCACTGAAGGACCTGGGCACCGACGAGCTTCGGGTCAAACTTCTGCAGACCGGCACGGGCGAGATAACGGAGTCAGACCTGATGTTGGCTGTCGCGTCCAATGCCATTGTTCTTGGCTTCAACACCCAACCAACACTGGCTGCACAGAAGTCGGACCTGGTCAGGCAGGTGGACGTTCGAATCTATGAGGTGATTTACGAGCTGATCGACGATATTGACAAGGCGCTCAAGGGTCTCCTGGACCCCGTTTACGAGGACAAAAGCCTGGGGCGCGCCGAGGTACGAGCGGTGTTCAAAATCCGAAGACGGGGCAACATTGCAGGCTGTTATGTGTCCGAAGGCGAGATTCGCCGAAATGCGCTCGCCCGGGTCTACCGTGGCGACGAAATCCTCTCTGAAGGCAAATTTAATTCACTGAAGCGCTTCCAGGATGACGTCAACGAGGTGAAGAGCGGCTTCGAGTGCGGCATCGGCATCGACACGTTCGATGACTTCAAAGAAGGCGATATCATCGAAGCATACCAGAAGGTCCGCGTCTAG
- a CDS encoding YlxR family protein: MAKAKKPQRTKHDPQRTCIACHRVSGKREMVRIVRTRDSGIQIDPGGKLAGRGAYICLRKSCWHRALDRSLIKRALKVPPTEGEMALLQGFAGRLSDDTKPIPEVPQQPTTAGEE, from the coding sequence GTGGCAAAGGCAAAAAAACCGCAACGCACAAAACACGATCCTCAACGAACGTGTATTGCCTGCCATAGAGTTAGTGGCAAGCGTGAAATGGTCAGGATCGTTCGAACGAGGGATTCTGGAATTCAGATCGATCCTGGTGGCAAGCTCGCCGGCCGCGGTGCCTACATTTGTTTGCGCAAGAGTTGCTGGCATCGGGCCCTGGACCGCTCGCTGATTAAACGGGCGCTGAAAGTGCCCCCGACTGAAGGTGAAATGGCCCTATTGCAGGGTTTTGCAGGCCGCCTGTCCGATGACACTAAGCCAATTCCAGAAGTGCCACAGCAACCGACGACGGCCGGCGAAGAGTGA
- the nusA gene encoding transcription termination factor NusA, giving the protein MKNELIMAINSICVERELEPQVVFEAIEAALVSAHRRRFGTTAEVQARVDPATGEMQIYIEKLVVPEVDDESIEISLVKARAIDTTADFGQVVLVENTPTSFGRIAAQTAKQVILQRIREAERDAIYQRFQNRLGEILLCSVRNLEYSSGNVTLTIDGKAEGILTREDQIPNERYRPNNKVRCYLVDVTHGNRGPQIRLSRTHRGLLRRLLEQEVPEIFNGSVEIKSIAREPGHRSKVAVVAIQPGVDPVGSCVGMRGVRIQAIVNELNGEKIDIVEWHPDPGHFIANALSPAKVTTVVLDDTIENRTAIVVVPDRQLSLAIGKEGQNARLSAKLTGWRIDIKSEAEAEEEQLDQFAIELAAKRARLAMARARAQTEDILSVAEQLLTDEEAAEAQALAESEVPGTVDGELEVDGELEVEAETEVAISDDAAALEPDAEATEAVGETMVDEIADATVEAEASEAESDEYDEYDEYDEYDEYDEYDEYDEEEATPDAAEVEVQTQEVSDDPEKSKAEQLQERKIRDKRRKLVFDEEIGEVVAIRQRKRDSQDWFDYDE; this is encoded by the coding sequence ATGAAAAACGAACTGATCATGGCCATCAACAGCATCTGCGTCGAGCGCGAGCTTGAACCCCAGGTGGTTTTTGAAGCCATTGAGGCAGCCCTGGTTTCTGCCCACCGTCGCCGGTTTGGCACGACAGCAGAAGTGCAGGCGAGAGTTGATCCCGCAACCGGGGAAATGCAGATCTACATTGAGAAGTTGGTTGTTCCAGAGGTAGACGACGAGAGCATCGAGATATCCCTGGTAAAAGCGCGCGCGATTGACACAACGGCCGATTTTGGACAGGTCGTGCTGGTCGAGAATACGCCGACGAGCTTTGGACGGATCGCAGCTCAGACTGCCAAGCAGGTCATTCTCCAGCGAATCAGGGAAGCCGAACGGGATGCAATCTACCAGCGCTTTCAAAATCGTTTGGGCGAAATCCTTCTTTGTTCCGTCCGCAACTTGGAATACAGCAGCGGAAACGTTACGCTTACCATCGATGGTAAGGCGGAAGGCATCCTCACTCGCGAAGACCAGATTCCCAATGAACGCTACCGGCCCAACAACAAAGTGCGCTGCTATCTGGTAGATGTTACCCATGGTAATCGTGGCCCGCAAATACGCCTGTCGCGAACCCACCGGGGGCTCTTACGACGGCTGCTCGAACAAGAAGTGCCTGAGATATTCAATGGCAGCGTTGAGATCAAGAGCATCGCACGTGAGCCGGGGCATCGTTCCAAAGTTGCCGTTGTCGCTATTCAGCCGGGGGTTGATCCCGTTGGTTCGTGTGTTGGGATGCGTGGCGTACGAATCCAGGCAATTGTCAACGAACTAAACGGCGAGAAAATCGACATTGTTGAATGGCACCCGGATCCTGGCCATTTCATTGCCAACGCGCTGAGCCCGGCCAAGGTTACCACCGTTGTGCTGGACGACACAATTGAAAACCGGACAGCAATAGTCGTCGTTCCCGATCGCCAACTCTCACTCGCGATTGGCAAGGAGGGGCAGAACGCCCGACTGAGTGCCAAGCTCACCGGTTGGCGCATCGACATCAAGAGCGAGGCCGAAGCCGAAGAAGAGCAGCTTGATCAGTTCGCCATCGAATTGGCAGCCAAGCGTGCACGTCTTGCCATGGCAAGAGCTCGTGCCCAAACCGAAGATATCCTGTCGGTCGCCGAACAACTTCTCACCGACGAAGAAGCCGCCGAGGCGCAAGCCCTTGCGGAAAGTGAAGTACCTGGCACGGTTGACGGCGAACTCGAGGTTGACGGCGAACTCGAGGTCGAGGCTGAAACCGAGGTTGCCATCTCCGACGACGCTGCTGCATTAGAGCCCGATGCTGAGGCAACAGAGGCGGTGGGCGAAACAATGGTCGACGAAATCGCCGATGCGACGGTAGAGGCCGAAGCCAGTGAAGCAGAGTCGGACGAATACGACGAGTACGACGAGTACGACGAGTACGACGAGTACGACGAGTACGATGAGTATGACGAAGAAGAGGCTACACCTGACGCAGCTGAGGTTGAGGTCCAGACACAGGAAGTCAGCGATGATCCTGAAAAATCGAAGGCCGAGCAACTGCAGGAACGCAAGATTCGAGATAAGCGTCGGAAACTGGTTTTCGATGAAGAAATCGGTGAGGTTGTTGCCATTCGACAGCGAAAACGTGACAGCCAGGACTGGTTCGATTACGACGAGTAA
- a CDS encoding substrate-binding domain-containing protein, with protein MSQINRRRFFDICLAIAVLPGMLLGACTPVEPTPDPCNLTVASASSMLPLAELVSGSFSSRHPDVRLSVDNARSSEAAIFNVLSGKADLALTTVQPSYFGHGDLFSQAIGKEPFFIVVHPGNRQDHLSTSEANALFTGKIGEWSSLGPTDGPVQVMTRERDTGTRNVLTHALLKDGTLTPTALVKPGSELMQQSIAQDPQAIGYLAGGWLDPSVKPMTIDGMSPEFAFRQPDQYPLTVPVYLVFPDDHAADAATLLAFLRSQEGQKLMRNRFFLVGQQP; from the coding sequence ATGTCACAGATAAACCGGCGTCGTTTTTTCGATATCTGTCTGGCAATCGCAGTACTTCCGGGCATGTTGTTGGGCGCGTGCACACCTGTCGAGCCGACACCGGATCCTTGTAACCTTACTGTGGCCAGCGCCAGCAGTATGTTGCCCCTGGCAGAGCTGGTGAGTGGCTCTTTCTCATCTCGCCATCCTGATGTTCGATTGTCCGTGGACAACGCCAGAAGTTCGGAGGCAGCCATCTTCAATGTATTATCCGGTAAAGCAGACCTGGCCCTGACCACCGTGCAGCCTTCATACTTTGGCCACGGGGATCTTTTTTCCCAAGCTATCGGAAAGGAGCCCTTTTTCATTGTAGTGCATCCCGGGAATCGTCAAGACCATCTATCGACGAGTGAGGCCAACGCTCTCTTCACCGGGAAAATCGGTGAATGGTCTTCCCTTGGACCGACCGATGGGCCGGTACAGGTGATGACACGCGAGCGCGACACAGGCACCCGAAATGTTTTGACACATGCGTTACTGAAAGATGGAACCCTCACACCGACAGCCCTGGTCAAACCTGGTAGCGAGCTAATGCAACAGTCGATAGCCCAGGACCCCCAGGCGATCGGCTATCTGGCAGGCGGTTGGTTGGATCCCAGCGTAAAACCCATGACCATCGATGGCATGTCACCGGAGTTTGCATTCCGTCAGCCGGACCAATATCCCCTTACCGTGCCTGTTTACCTGGTATTTCCAGACGACCATGCGGCCGATGCGGCGACTCTGCTGGCGTTTTTGCGGTCGCAGGAGGGCCAGAAACTTATGAGGAACAGATTTTTTCTGGTCGGGCAACAGCCTTGA
- the tgt gene encoding tRNA guanosine(34) transglycosylase Tgt, which yields MAIEFELKKVDRESHARLGRMVTPHGAVETPLFAPVGTQATVKTMTPRDLEELGTGLILANTYHLFLRPGAELIASQGGLHGFMGWDRPILTDSGGYQVFSLSHMRKVDDDGVTFRSHIDGSLHCFTPESVIASEELLGADIIMVLDECPDPLNRAYNEQALARTHAWAVRCKAAQKRPDQALFGIVQGGVFADLRADSARFLADLDFPGYAIGGLAVGETKEQMAATLDITCPLLPVDKPRYLMGVGTPEDILESVARGIDFFDCVLPTRIARNGAFLTHAGRLNIRNAEYAESPLPVEESCSCYTCRNFSRAYLRHLFKAKEVLGLRLATLHNLHFMLHFMEQIRESIASGNFIAFKNAFLAGFQISDQTARATNRQARIQRLSESTSQ from the coding sequence ATGGCAATTGAATTTGAATTAAAAAAGGTCGACCGGGAAAGCCACGCCAGACTCGGCCGAATGGTCACTCCCCATGGCGCTGTGGAAACACCGCTATTTGCGCCGGTGGGCACCCAGGCCACGGTGAAAACGATGACCCCAAGAGACCTGGAGGAACTGGGCACGGGCCTGATTCTGGCCAACACCTACCATCTTTTTCTACGCCCCGGCGCTGAGTTGATTGCCAGCCAGGGTGGACTGCACGGATTCATGGGCTGGGACCGGCCCATTCTGACCGATTCCGGTGGATATCAGGTCTTCAGCCTTTCGCATATGCGCAAGGTTGACGATGACGGGGTTACCTTTCGCTCCCATATCGATGGCAGCCTCCATTGCTTCACGCCGGAATCGGTGATTGCGAGCGAGGAACTGCTGGGCGCTGACATCATCATGGTCCTGGATGAGTGCCCCGACCCACTCAACCGCGCCTATAATGAGCAAGCTCTGGCTCGCACACATGCCTGGGCGGTGCGTTGCAAGGCAGCCCAAAAACGTCCCGATCAGGCTCTCTTTGGCATCGTACAGGGAGGGGTTTTTGCAGACCTGCGCGCCGATTCAGCGCGTTTCCTCGCGGATCTTGATTTCCCGGGCTATGCCATCGGAGGACTGGCAGTGGGAGAGACTAAAGAACAGATGGCTGCAACTCTGGACATTACCTGTCCCCTCCTACCAGTCGACAAACCACGCTATCTTATGGGTGTGGGCACCCCTGAGGATATCCTGGAAAGCGTGGCCCGGGGCATAGATTTCTTCGATTGCGTGCTGCCAACCCGCATCGCCCGTAACGGTGCGTTTTTGACCCATGCAGGTCGCTTGAACATCCGCAATGCAGAGTACGCCGAGTCGCCGCTGCCGGTGGAAGAAAGCTGCAGCTGTTATACCTGCCGGAATTTCAGCAGAGCCTATCTGCGCCACCTGTTCAAAGCCAAAGAGGTGTTGGGTTTGCGCCTGGCAACCCTGCACAACCTGCATTTCATGCTTCACTTCATGGAGCAGATTCGTGAATCGATTGCCTCGGGCAACTTCATTGCCTTCAAGAATGCCTTCCTGGCAGGATTCCAGATCAGCGATCAGACAGCTCGTGCCACAAACCGGCAAGCCCGGATCCAACGGCTGTCAGAATCGACGTCTCAGTAG
- a CDS encoding inorganic diphosphatase codes for MENIWRELRPGPDVPNVVYTIVEIPKGSRNKYEYQKANGVIFLDRVLYSSLHYPGDYGLIPQTFYDDGDPLDILLMINEPTFPGCIIQARPLGIFRMLDRGQKDDKILAVPATDPLFDGYRDLEDVPQGFLNEVAHFFEVYKDLEGERTKPLGWESAEVAQAEILRAINLFRERFGLKEL; via the coding sequence ATGGAAAACATCTGGAGAGAGCTTCGACCCGGGCCCGATGTGCCCAATGTCGTGTACACTATCGTAGAGATCCCCAAGGGTTCTCGCAATAAATATGAATACCAAAAGGCAAATGGCGTAATCTTCCTTGACCGCGTCCTTTACTCCTCCCTGCACTACCCGGGCGACTATGGTCTCATCCCGCAAACCTTCTACGATGATGGCGACCCGCTGGACATATTGCTGATGATCAACGAGCCAACCTTTCCAGGCTGTATCATCCAGGCCCGACCCTTAGGTATCTTTCGCATGCTCGACCGCGGCCAGAAAGATGATAAAATCCTGGCCGTCCCTGCGACCGATCCCCTCTTCGATGGCTACCGGGACCTGGAAGACGTCCCCCAGGGATTCCTTAACGAAGTGGCCCACTTCTTTGAAGTGTACAAGGACCTGGAAGGCGAAAGAACCAAACCGCTTGGGTGGGAATCTGCGGAAGTCGCCCAAGCCGAGATCCTGCGTGCCATCAACCTTTTCCGCGAACGCTTCGGACTGAAAGAGCTATAG